A stretch of the Flavobacterium aquiphilum genome encodes the following:
- a CDS encoding helix-turn-helix domain-containing protein, producing the protein MHPYISILTIFLTILMTYHNWNINRNSIFLSGFIYVLCSYSLMHYVLFFEKSVFLLAIFYNNTAPIGFIIGPLLYFYVRGTLFDNSKFTKADYFHFVPAFINLVSITPYLLTPFSYKLALAQRIVKDIMVAKTFTVGLYPNIVNIIARPTLLCIYLVLVLVMLFRFWTKIGTNKRIPKVQTRKVLVWLISFLFIILLVIVCFALLSYSFLKEPNPDLAKLKTSLPMDIISFCLLAIPVSLLVFPELLYGIPQRKKKNNKNKFLESKKQIKPDETVPLKSNTVNVLQNEEHNVIQEDLQVKDIEPRFIELSQSILDYIKESEIFLNTNFSMEELSRSMNVPKHHLYYCFNSILKVKLTKIRAELRVEYAKKLIEDGLLDSLTLDAIGNKAGFSSRSSFQSTFKDEVGCTPGEYLKIKSTL; encoded by the coding sequence ATGCACCCTTATATATCTATACTTACTATTTTTTTGACAATTTTGATGACCTATCATAATTGGAACATTAACCGTAATTCCATTTTTTTATCGGGATTCATTTACGTATTATGCTCTTATTCTTTAATGCACTATGTGTTATTTTTTGAAAAAAGTGTTTTTTTACTCGCTATTTTTTATAATAATACTGCTCCGATTGGTTTTATAATTGGTCCCCTATTATATTTTTATGTGAGAGGTACTCTATTCGATAATAGTAAATTTACCAAAGCTGATTATTTCCATTTCGTTCCAGCTTTTATCAATTTGGTTAGTATAACTCCATATTTACTAACTCCTTTTTCTTATAAATTAGCTTTAGCACAGCGAATAGTAAAGGATATTATGGTAGCAAAAACATTTACTGTAGGACTTTATCCTAATATTGTAAATATTATTGCAAGACCTACTTTATTGTGTATTTATCTAGTATTGGTACTTGTTATGTTGTTTCGCTTTTGGACTAAAATAGGTACTAATAAACGAATTCCTAAAGTCCAGACTCGTAAAGTATTGGTATGGCTTATTAGTTTTTTATTTATAATTCTATTAGTAATTGTATGTTTTGCGTTACTGTCTTATTCTTTTTTAAAAGAACCGAATCCAGACTTGGCCAAATTAAAAACTAGTTTACCAATGGATATTATTAGTTTTTGCCTGCTAGCTATCCCTGTTAGTTTATTAGTTTTTCCTGAATTGCTTTATGGAATTCCTCAAAGAAAGAAAAAAAACAATAAAAATAAATTTTTAGAATCTAAAAAACAGATAAAACCAGATGAAACAGTACCTCTAAAAAGCAATACTGTAAATGTTTTACAAAATGAGGAGCACAATGTGATACAAGAAGATCTTCAGGTAAAAGATATAGAGCCAAGATTTATTGAATTATCTCAATCGATCTTAGATTATATTAAAGAGAGTGAGATTTTTCTAAATACTAATTTTTCAATGGAAGAACTTTCCCGATCTATGAACGTACCCAAGCATCATCTTTATTATTGTTTTAATAGTATATTGAAAGTTAAATTAACAAAAATACGTGCTGAACTCAGGGTAGAATATGCAAAAAAGTTAATAGAAGATGGACTTTTAGATTCATTAACACTTGATGCAATAGGTAATAAAGCTGGATTTTCGTCACGTTCTTCTTTTCAGAGTACTTTTAAAGATGAAGTTGGTTGTACTCCAGGAGAATATCTAAAAATAAAATCTACCCTTTAG
- a CDS encoding helix-turn-helix domain-containing protein yields the protein MNKHKEVHNYSLRDILNILGEEAVHGAEFHVHYNKELIRENPFPFPFRSSNTGIMLLLCGKMRVQIDLETFIVSPKDVMALSSQSMIHILEIIEPVQSIGLVFTEEFAMTNLLIYEDIRLFRFTELNQTPILSLTEDHYSIIFDIMIKMHKLCFSQSETNLYKNAKVFHYFNLLALEIMEMHRSRGNQTDVKTNRKKEIIRDFLSLLSIHVRKNRNVQFYADKLFITPGHLSKLLKEATGGTSREIIEEAVVMEARKLLIETSLSLTEIAEILNFSDQSFFGKFFKKKMKITPKSFRDKYK from the coding sequence ATGAATAAGCACAAAGAAGTACATAATTACAGCTTACGGGATATTCTTAATATTCTAGGAGAGGAAGCGGTGCATGGAGCCGAGTTTCATGTGCATTATAACAAAGAACTGATCCGTGAAAATCCATTCCCATTCCCGTTCAGAAGCAGTAATACTGGAATAATGCTTCTCCTGTGTGGTAAGATGAGGGTACAGATTGATCTGGAAACCTTTATTGTCAGCCCGAAAGACGTGATGGCGCTCTCTTCGCAGTCTATGATTCATATACTGGAAATAATAGAACCTGTGCAGAGTATCGGTCTTGTATTTACAGAAGAATTTGCCATGACCAATTTACTGATTTACGAGGATATACGACTTTTTCGGTTTACGGAGCTAAATCAGACACCCATTTTATCCCTTACAGAAGACCATTATAGTATTATTTTCGATATCATGATAAAGATGCATAAACTTTGTTTTTCACAATCGGAAACTAATCTTTATAAAAATGCGAAGGTATTTCATTATTTCAATTTACTGGCTTTGGAAATAATGGAAATGCACCGAAGCAGAGGGAATCAGACCGACGTAAAAACCAACAGGAAAAAAGAGATTATTCGTGATTTTTTATCCCTGCTTTCGATTCATGTTCGCAAGAACAGGAATGTTCAGTTTTATGCCGATAAACTTTTTATCACTCCGGGACACTTATCAAAACTGCTGAAAGAAGCGACAGGAGGAACTTCCCGCGAAATTATTGAGGAGGCAGTAGTCATGGAAGCGCGAAAGCTGCTGATTGAAACCTCACTTTCTCTGACAGAAATAGCCGAAATACTTAACTTCAGCGATCAGTCTTTTTTTGGAAAATTCTTTAAAAAGAAAATGAAAATTACGCCAAAATCATTTCGTGATAAATATAAGTAA
- a CDS encoding efflux RND transporter periplasmic adaptor subunit produces MVMFKRNILFILSVLLLSAGCGKKETNQNQTAEPVKVSVRKLELSSQAEVLDYSGTIEADNTVSIGFSVPGRVNAVMVQEGERVVKGQLLASIEQNSYQNNLTVANAALEQAQDNFNRLDQLYKKGSLPERDYIAGKTGLTQAKANKETASKNMHDTKLYASFSGIVTHKLTEAGASAAPGIPAFTIVKTDKVYAVAAINENEISSLKIGLDANITIPSLNREIKGKLTIINPQGDDLSKTYTVKVRLENANGQLLPGMIADISINSGKTQNSVIIPAGAVVRDPDNINYVYIATADHIAFKKRVNISKMTGNNDVVVKEGLQAGDNIIVNGQINLTDGTPVKF; encoded by the coding sequence ATGGTAATGTTTAAGAGGAATATCCTGTTTATTCTGAGTGTTCTATTATTAAGTGCCGGGTGTGGTAAAAAGGAAACAAACCAAAACCAAACAGCTGAACCTGTAAAAGTCAGTGTGAGGAAATTAGAGCTGTCATCTCAGGCAGAAGTTTTGGACTACAGCGGTACTATCGAGGCAGACAATACCGTTTCTATAGGTTTTAGTGTACCTGGAAGGGTAAATGCTGTGATGGTGCAGGAAGGCGAGCGTGTTGTAAAAGGACAGCTTTTAGCATCAATTGAACAAAATTCGTATCAAAACAATCTTACCGTAGCAAATGCAGCTCTGGAGCAGGCACAGGATAACTTCAATCGTCTGGACCAGCTGTATAAAAAAGGAAGCCTTCCGGAACGTGATTATATTGCTGGAAAAACCGGCTTGACACAGGCGAAAGCAAATAAGGAGACGGCATCAAAAAACATGCATGACACAAAATTGTATGCTTCTTTTTCCGGAATTGTAACCCATAAACTAACCGAAGCAGGTGCCAGCGCAGCACCAGGAATTCCGGCTTTTACAATTGTAAAAACAGATAAAGTATATGCTGTAGCCGCTATTAATGAAAATGAAATCAGTTCACTAAAAATCGGACTAGATGCCAATATTACGATCCCGTCTCTGAATAGAGAAATCAAAGGAAAACTTACCATAATCAATCCGCAGGGCGATGATCTTTCAAAAACTTATACCGTTAAGGTGCGTTTGGAGAATGCCAATGGACAACTGCTGCCGGGAATGATTGCAGATATCAGCATTAATTCCGGAAAAACTCAAAATTCAGTAATTATTCCCGCGGGGGCTGTAGTGCGTGATCCGGATAATATAAACTATGTGTATATCGCCACAGCAGATCATATAGCTTTTAAAAAGAGAGTCAATATTTCTAAAATGACCGGTAATAATGATGTTGTGGTGAAAGAAGGACTTCAGGCGGGAGATAATATCATTGTAAACGGACAAATCAACTTAACAGACGGTACGCCTGTCAAATTCTAA
- a CDS encoding efflux RND transporter permease subunit, whose amino-acid sequence MTKRKIHFLEAAMKHKQVVIVLVVLMMLMGINSLVNMPRSENPRIDMPTALVYAIYPGANEHQVEEEVAKKIEQYLFSFEEIKKKKVKSEVREGQVFITTEIYTTVKDRKKFWHTLQLDMDANLRSKLPQGVIGPFINSNFADVTAMIISVSSKERSYAEIEKYLDKLEDGLKVIPMVSKINRSGGQRQQIYIKINDKKLQQYGLDAGTLMGILQQQNITGYTGEVSVGSNTIVPIYANSRYKDENDIASQIVYTTPSGTIVRLKDVAELERRFEEKSSFVRVGEDKAMVLSVDMLPGNNIVAFGEEVEAKIAAIQKTFPPDIKMKTIVNQPKDVEHSISHFMKEFGLAIGSVLLVVMLLLPFRIAVVASAAAPISMLITFAFMNMLGVELHQVTLAALIIVLGMVVDNAIVVVDNYIEKLDEGVQPWTGAWQAAKQLMVPIFTATLAIIFAFLPLAIFMDGIAKDFMFYLPVTVAIALIVSMLIALLFTPYTCYVFIKKGLKHKISDRPLKKNLLDHLQSVFDKGVEAAFRNPKITMGIGLLSVVAALFIATKVDSEFFPLSERNQFNMEVWMPNGTSLEKTEGKVKELEKILKEDKRVVDVTSFIGMSSPRFHTSYAPETPKKHFAQVFITTTDSDAANEMAREYLDKLKGFMQDGAVKIKQLSFQEGAPIDIRVVSENEADQKRTAIQVKKILEKAEGVNYVRLSSEYDYMGVKLNIDNAKANRLGITSQVITQTLGAGLKGYSISTLWEGDKTVDIFLRYDEESRKDLVALQNLHITTRYGKKVPLKAVATLDPEWHTGMLLRRNGLKMLSVFSEAQLGKKPSRILQEIQPQIDALKLPPGTTIQYGGDAESSGENAPSMGVSLGVSLILIFLTLLFQFKSLGKSLIVLCTFLLSLFGAFLGLLVTGNPLGMTGFMGIISLIGIVVRNGIILVDYADELIRDHGYNHKAAAIAAAKRRMRPIFLTSAAAAVGVVPMIIGKSPMWAPLGSVLAFGLIFSMILTLFVVPVMYYKLLKQPIIVDEAPQEQPDGEDHVLYKPVHEH is encoded by the coding sequence ATGACAAAGCGTAAAATACACTTTTTGGAAGCCGCAATGAAACACAAGCAGGTTGTCATTGTGTTGGTTGTCCTGATGATGCTTATGGGAATTAACTCCTTGGTTAATATGCCCCGCAGCGAAAACCCCCGAATCGACATGCCTACCGCTCTGGTATATGCTATTTATCCCGGTGCCAATGAACATCAGGTAGAGGAAGAAGTAGCAAAAAAAATAGAGCAGTACTTATTTTCATTTGAAGAAATTAAAAAGAAAAAAGTAAAGTCTGAAGTTCGTGAGGGACAGGTATTTATAACTACCGAAATTTACACAACGGTAAAGGACAGAAAAAAATTCTGGCACACTTTGCAGCTGGATATGGATGCCAATCTGCGTTCAAAACTACCTCAGGGCGTTATAGGTCCTTTTATAAACAGCAATTTTGCAGATGTAACTGCGATGATTATTTCTGTATCGTCAAAAGAGCGTTCGTATGCCGAGATCGAAAAATACCTAGACAAACTTGAAGACGGCCTTAAAGTTATCCCGATGGTTTCTAAAATCAATCGTTCAGGAGGACAAAGACAGCAGATTTACATTAAAATCAATGATAAAAAACTCCAGCAGTATGGCTTAGATGCCGGCACTTTAATGGGAATCCTGCAGCAGCAAAATATTACAGGCTATACCGGAGAAGTATCGGTAGGTTCTAATACTATTGTTCCGATTTATGCAAACAGCCGTTATAAGGATGAAAATGATATTGCCAGCCAGATTGTATATACAACTCCTTCAGGAACAATTGTCCGTTTAAAAGATGTAGCAGAACTTGAACGCCGTTTCGAAGAAAAATCATCGTTTGTACGTGTAGGAGAAGACAAAGCAATGGTCTTGTCTGTTGATATGCTTCCGGGGAACAATATTGTGGCATTTGGTGAAGAGGTCGAAGCAAAAATTGCAGCAATACAAAAAACATTCCCGCCAGATATTAAAATGAAAACCATTGTGAACCAGCCAAAGGACGTAGAGCACAGTATCAGTCATTTTATGAAAGAATTTGGTCTGGCAATCGGTTCAGTGCTTTTGGTGGTAATGCTGCTATTGCCTTTTCGTATAGCTGTGGTAGCTTCTGCAGCTGCCCCAATTTCAATGCTGATTACATTTGCATTTATGAACATGCTTGGTGTTGAACTTCATCAGGTAACACTGGCTGCACTAATTATTGTACTGGGAATGGTGGTCGATAATGCCATCGTGGTCGTAGATAACTATATAGAAAAACTCGACGAAGGCGTACAGCCGTGGACAGGAGCCTGGCAGGCCGCCAAACAATTAATGGTTCCCATATTTACGGCAACCCTCGCGATCATATTTGCTTTTTTACCACTGGCCATTTTTATGGATGGAATCGCCAAAGATTTTATGTTCTACCTTCCGGTAACGGTTGCAATTGCTCTTATTGTCTCTATGCTTATCGCTCTTCTTTTTACTCCATATACTTGTTATGTGTTTATAAAAAAGGGATTAAAACATAAAATAAGTGACAGGCCTCTAAAGAAAAATCTGCTGGATCACCTTCAGTCTGTTTTTGATAAAGGGGTCGAGGCGGCTTTTAGAAATCCTAAAATAACCATGGGAATAGGATTGCTTTCTGTCGTTGCCGCTCTTTTTATAGCCACAAAAGTAGATTCGGAGTTTTTCCCTTTAAGTGAGCGCAATCAGTTTAACATGGAAGTCTGGATGCCAAACGGCACATCTCTGGAAAAAACCGAAGGGAAAGTAAAAGAATTAGAAAAAATTCTAAAAGAAGACAAGCGCGTCGTTGATGTAACCAGTTTTATAGGAATGAGTTCACCGCGTTTTCATACGTCATACGCTCCCGAAACTCCTAAAAAACACTTTGCACAGGTATTTATCACCACAACCGACAGCGATGCCGCAAATGAAATGGCCAGAGAATATCTGGACAAGCTGAAAGGTTTTATGCAAGACGGAGCTGTTAAAATCAAACAGTTGAGTTTTCAGGAAGGTGCGCCAATTGATATCAGGGTAGTAAGTGAAAATGAAGCCGATCAGAAACGTACAGCCATACAAGTCAAAAAAATTCTAGAAAAGGCCGAGGGAGTAAACTATGTCCGCTTAAGCAGTGAATATGATTATATGGGAGTAAAACTCAACATAGACAATGCCAAAGCAAACCGCTTAGGTATAACCTCACAGGTCATTACGCAAACTTTAGGTGCAGGTTTAAAAGGATACTCTATTTCAACCTTGTGGGAAGGGGATAAAACGGTAGACATTTTTCTTCGTTATGATGAAGAAAGCCGTAAAGATCTCGTTGCATTGCAAAACCTGCATATTACAACTCGTTACGGGAAAAAAGTACCACTTAAAGCTGTAGCAACGCTGGATCCCGAATGGCATACCGGAATGCTTCTTAGAAGAAATGGATTAAAGATGCTGAGTGTTTTCTCTGAAGCACAGCTGGGTAAAAAACCGTCGCGTATTCTTCAGGAAATACAGCCGCAGATTGACGCTCTTAAACTACCGCCCGGAACTACTATTCAATACGGAGGTGATGCAGAATCAAGCGGAGAAAATGCACCAAGTATGGGAGTATCTCTGGGGGTAAGCCTTATCCTGATTTTCCTGACACTGTTGTTTCAGTTCAAGAGCCTAGGAAAGTCACTTATCGTATTGTGTACATTTTTACTAAGTCTTTTTGGAGCATTCTTAGGTCTTCTTGTAACAGGAAATCCGCTTGGTATGACCGGATTTATGGGAATCATAAGTTTAATAGGTATCGTGGTGCGAAACGGAATCATTCTGGTGGATTATGCCGATGAACTTATTAGGGATCACGGATACAATCATAAAGCCGCAGCCATAGCCGCCGCTAAACGAAGAATGAGACCTATATTTCTGACTTCAGCAGCCGCTGCAGTTGGAGTAGTGCCTATGATTATTGGGAAATCACCTATGTGGGCTCCGTTAGGGAGCGTGCTAGCCTTCGGTTTGATCTTCTCGATGATACTAACGCTTTTTGTAGTGCCTGTAATGTATTATAAATTACTGAAACAACCTATAATTGTAGATGAAGCACCGCAGGAACAGCCAGATGGAGAAGATCATGTACTGTATAAACCGGTTCACGAGCATTGA
- a CDS encoding TolC family protein: protein MKSKHNTIYTLFLILLSGIVQAQETVSLDQIRSMALENNKKLKKAQSSINAAKAANQAANAAVKPTVDASVIGLYLSDPFKTLLPEYSANGLVTVTQVLYAGSKIQTAKKMTSSIVDLQSAQKNLTEDEVLLNAETAYWQVLNLKEKVVLAEKYLKLLGELKKDLENSFNAGLIYKNDLLKVEVQQNEAILNLTKAKDGLTLTKLALSQIAGLRAVEYDVTGNFLDDIQLVSKADVESAVNNRPEMNALIKSVEVNEYQTKLLEGDQKPTVALSANGLGSYGKKINFSDGSDDMQAFVGLVTVSIPILDWGARKQKVKEQQFVTEAQKFELEETKELLGIEVQNSWLMLNQAATQIDLNKKSLKQADENLRLNQDRFDAGTVLGEDVLEAQVLWQKAYADLIDSKARYKICEAKYKKAIGEY from the coding sequence ATGAAAAGCAAACACAACACCATATATACCCTATTTCTGATTTTACTCTCGGGAATAGTTCAGGCACAAGAGACTGTTTCTTTGGATCAGATAAGAAGCATGGCCTTGGAAAATAACAAAAAACTCAAAAAAGCGCAAAGCAGCATCAATGCAGCCAAAGCGGCCAATCAGGCAGCCAATGCAGCCGTAAAACCAACAGTAGATGCAAGTGTTATCGGTCTGTATCTTTCGGATCCTTTTAAAACTTTACTGCCGGAATACAGTGCTAACGGCTTAGTTACCGTAACTCAGGTTTTATACGCGGGAAGTAAAATCCAGACTGCAAAAAAAATGACGAGTTCTATTGTTGATCTACAGAGTGCTCAGAAAAATTTAACCGAAGATGAAGTACTGCTAAATGCTGAAACAGCGTATTGGCAGGTCTTGAACTTAAAAGAAAAAGTAGTTCTAGCGGAAAAGTACTTAAAACTTTTGGGAGAGCTGAAAAAAGACCTTGAAAACTCTTTTAATGCCGGTTTAATTTATAAAAATGATCTTTTAAAAGTTGAAGTACAGCAAAACGAAGCAATCCTAAACTTGACAAAAGCAAAAGATGGTTTAACGTTAACCAAACTGGCTCTGTCACAAATTGCAGGTTTGAGAGCAGTTGAATACGATGTAACAGGCAATTTTTTAGATGATATTCAACTAGTTAGTAAAGCCGATGTTGAGTCGGCCGTAAATAACCGTCCGGAAATGAATGCCCTCATTAAGTCAGTTGAGGTTAATGAATATCAGACTAAATTACTCGAAGGAGACCAGAAACCCACTGTAGCGCTAAGTGCAAACGGTCTTGGGTCTTACGGGAAAAAGATTAATTTTTCTGATGGAAGCGATGATATGCAGGCTTTCGTGGGATTAGTAACCGTTTCAATTCCTATTCTGGATTGGGGAGCGAGGAAACAGAAAGTTAAAGAACAGCAATTTGTAACCGAAGCGCAAAAATTTGAACTGGAAGAAACAAAAGAACTATTAGGCATTGAGGTTCAGAATTCATGGTTGATGCTTAATCAGGCCGCCACACAAATCGATTTGAACAAAAAATCACTGAAGCAGGCTGATGAAAATCTTCGTTTAAATCAAGATCGTTTTGATGCAGGAACTGTTCTGGGAGAGGACGTTTTAGAAGCGCAGGTACTGTGGCAGAAAGCATACGCTGACCTTATTGATTCAAAAGCCAGATACAAAATCTGTGAGGCAAAATACAAAAAAGCAATTGGCGAATATTAA
- a CDS encoding universal stress protein, producing the protein MITPLTIIATTNYSDTARNAVTYAAGITRATNAKLILFNSFVLSVHSANSLISAEETQKELDKAVLRLETLGKEIADLFKIEVQCFCSHSFLEDELSALIDSTGAALVVMGMAERSFEQDLLGNTTTSFIKNIDVPILAVPLNARFQKVRKVLYACDTLSFPATKRFSWIMQIIRSLDIEIELFSVDESVAEIKKRDKVLVTNGVSGKEFEDVKYIYKTVRSNAVIHEIEKEIKHYQADILVMVPKKYGFWDSLIHKSKTRIMASGLDIPLLSFPHH; encoded by the coding sequence ATGATCACACCGCTAACCATAATCGCAACCACAAATTATTCTGATACAGCAAGAAATGCCGTTACCTATGCCGCAGGAATTACCAGAGCAACAAATGCAAAACTTATTCTCTTTAATTCCTTTGTTTTAAGTGTTCACAGCGCAAATTCGCTTATTAGCGCAGAAGAAACGCAGAAAGAATTAGATAAAGCTGTTTTAAGACTAGAAACGCTGGGAAAGGAAATAGCCGATTTATTTAAAATTGAAGTCCAGTGCTTCTGTAGTCATTCTTTTCTGGAAGATGAACTTTCAGCTTTAATTGACAGTACGGGCGCAGCGCTTGTAGTCATGGGTATGGCAGAACGTTCTTTTGAGCAGGATTTACTGGGCAACACTACAACATCGTTCATTAAAAATATTGATGTTCCTATTTTGGCAGTGCCTCTGAACGCCCGTTTTCAAAAAGTGAGAAAGGTTCTTTATGCCTGTGACACCCTTAGTTTTCCAGCCACTAAAAGATTCAGCTGGATTATGCAAATAATAAGAAGTCTTGATATCGAGATTGAACTTTTTAGTGTCGATGAAAGTGTTGCTGAAATTAAGAAACGAGATAAGGTATTAGTAACGAATGGAGTAAGTGGAAAAGAGTTTGAGGATGTGAAATACATTTATAAAACAGTGCGATCAAATGCCGTTATTCATGAAATAGAAAAAGAAATCAAACATTATCAGGCAGATATTTTGGTTATGGTGCCCAAAAAATATGGTTTCTGGGATTCCCTGATTCACAAAAGCAAAACAAGGATAATGGCATCCGGTTTAGATATCCCGTTATTGTCTTTTCCTCATCATTAA
- a CDS encoding 3-oxoacyl-[acyl-carrier-protein] synthase III C-terminal domain-containing protein: MSSSNIDWVIPNQVNLRIIEVVRSNLGIDKSRIKINIQKYENITSTTTLLCLWDFKDDFGIGQNVLITTFASVFHR, from the coding sequence ATTAGCAGTAGTAATATTGACTGGGTAATACCGAATCAGGTAAACCTCCGGATAATTGAGGTTGTGCGTTCAAATCTGGGTATAGACAAATCCAGGATAAAAATTAACATTCAGAAATACGAGAATATAACTTCCACAACCACCCTATTATGTTTATGGGATTTTAAAGATGATTTTGGAATCGGACAAAATGTATTGATTACAACTTTTGCGTCGGTTTTTCATAGGTAG
- a CDS encoding phospholipase A: MKKHFILLLLLFFSCGYAQFSVDRDSIHKIITKLPAFSIYKDNYFVTGVHLGETPTRNSMDAKFQFSFKQRLSNKPGIFGAYPYLTYTQKSFWKVYKVSSPFEESNYNPGLMLLKPVFHNDKFLGALTYGIEHESNGRDSIYSRSINMISIGFIRVFSPELIVTVKAWLPFLLENNPSLPKYIGYTEGQLQWISYNDRFFVDVTVRKGAYWNFKGSLNLGISYKFSKKVNQLITLQWWQGYSESLIDFKSERGMLRAGFIIKPTFYRFY, encoded by the coding sequence ATGAAAAAACACTTCATTTTATTACTATTACTCTTTTTTAGCTGTGGTTATGCCCAATTTTCAGTAGACAGAGATTCAATCCATAAAATAATTACCAAACTTCCCGCATTTTCAATATATAAAGATAATTATTTTGTAACAGGTGTTCATTTGGGTGAAACCCCTACCAGAAACAGCATGGATGCTAAGTTTCAATTTAGTTTCAAACAGCGATTATCAAATAAACCCGGAATATTTGGTGCATATCCGTATTTGACTTATACACAGAAATCATTTTGGAAAGTGTACAAAGTTTCCAGTCCGTTTGAAGAAAGCAACTATAACCCCGGGCTAATGCTCCTTAAACCGGTATTTCATAATGACAAGTTTCTTGGTGCATTAACTTATGGTATTGAACACGAATCAAATGGACGCGACAGTATTTACTCGAGAAGCATCAATATGATATCAATTGGTTTTATAAGAGTATTTTCGCCTGAACTGATAGTTACCGTAAAAGCCTGGTTGCCATTTTTACTGGAAAATAATCCGTCTCTGCCAAAATATATCGGCTATACAGAAGGACAGCTGCAGTGGATCTCCTACAACGACAGATTTTTTGTTGATGTGACAGTACGAAAAGGTGCTTACTGGAATTTTAAGGGAAGCTTAAATCTTGGAATCAGCTATAAATTTTCAAAAAAAGTAAATCAACTTATAACTCTCCAATGGTGGCAGGGCTATAGTGAGAGTCTTATTGATTTTAAATCAGAACGTGGAATGCTTAGGGCAGGTTTTATCATTAAACCCACATTTTACCGCTTTTACTGA
- a CDS encoding helix-turn-helix domain-containing protein: MSKLNKIRKKINLTQEELSDRSGISVRTIQRIESGNEPKGQTLKILAKALGIQENELLQKQETADEINLTLLKVINLSSLLFTVVPPINIVIPLMIMLVKKQFNPLTRQIVSVQILWTIFSVILFMLSSFIKNWFSLGSKFILVVMIVLVFSNVLIILRNTAEIDKKGKLFFCLNFSII; the protein is encoded by the coding sequence ATGTCAAAGCTTAATAAAATTCGAAAAAAAATTAACCTGACCCAGGAAGAACTTTCTGATAGATCTGGAATTTCTGTACGAACCATACAACGAATTGAATCGGGTAATGAACCAAAAGGACAAACACTGAAAATATTGGCCAAAGCTTTAGGGATACAAGAAAACGAACTGCTTCAAAAACAGGAAACTGCTGACGAAATAAACCTGACACTGCTTAAAGTAATTAATTTATCTTCATTACTATTTACTGTAGTCCCTCCAATAAATATTGTTATCCCTCTTATGATTATGCTTGTTAAAAAGCAATTCAACCCACTGACAAGACAGATTGTTTCTGTCCAGATTTTATGGACGATTTTCTCAGTTATCCTTTTCATGCTTTCATCTTTTATTAAAAACTGGTTTTCACTGGGCAGTAAGTTTATTTTAGTTGTTATGATTGTTCTGGTATTTTCCAATGTATTGATTATCCTGAGAAATACAGCCGAGATAGACAAAAAAGGGAAACTGTTTTTTTGTTTGAATTTTAGCATTATATGA